In Amycolatopsis sp. EV170708-02-1, the following are encoded in one genomic region:
- a CDS encoding Lsr2 family protein has product MAQKVVVQIVDDLDGGTATQTVPFALDGVSYEIDLSDENAEVLREEFARYVEAGKRVGGRRLKVAAGQGTIAGAADGAKRPVDRERTQAVRAWASDNGYAVADRGRIPNEIYEAFDAAEVAASQTVEDAPVQAARKRSTRKKKPAAG; this is encoded by the coding sequence ATGGCTCAGAAAGTCGTCGTTCAGATCGTGGACGATCTCGACGGCGGGACCGCCACCCAGACCGTTCCCTTCGCACTCGATGGCGTCTCGTACGAAATCGACCTGTCGGACGAGAACGCCGAGGTGCTGCGCGAGGAGTTCGCGCGGTATGTCGAAGCAGGCAAGCGCGTCGGTGGGCGTCGGCTCAAGGTCGCCGCCGGGCAGGGGACGATCGCGGGTGCCGCTGATGGTGCGAAGCGGCCGGTTGACCGTGAGCGCACGCAGGCTGTCCGTGCCTGGGCTAGTGACAACGGATACGCGGTCGCCGACCGCGGCCGGATCCCCAACGAGATCTATGAAGCCTTCGATGCCGCGGAGGTGGCTGCGTCGCAGACCGTCGAAGACGCTCCGGTGCAAGCAGCGCGCAAGCGTTCGACGCGGAAGAAGAAGCCCGCCGCCGGCTGA
- a CDS encoding excisionase family DNA-binding protein encodes MRDEDALPRKAWTPREAALQLGIPYETVLRLIHEGKLAAVTAGRYYLIPDTAIDSFLNPGG; translated from the coding sequence GTGAGGGACGAAGACGCATTGCCACGCAAAGCCTGGACACCCCGCGAGGCCGCGCTACAGCTCGGCATCCCCTACGAAACGGTCTTGCGCCTCATACACGAAGGCAAGCTGGCGGCTGTCACCGCCGGTCGCTACTACCTCATCCCAGACACGGCGATAGACAGCTTCTTGAACCCCGGAGGTTGA
- a CDS encoding DEAD/DEAH box helicase, translating to MPGDNGSGDERSSGDTCSSPSPEHYWLKIADPRAELPVFPAGADARVLLPASGEFHDLRAKLTANGVDWRTVRYLVDDEIVTHRASQVSECYLARSARRQPFRTTGVEAAIARDAFEVLWDSHTSTAETASSIPAEELVPRDWLRFLPYPSLNPAQAEAVPPILGESTHVVVVAPTGAGKTTVGMVAALRAVLGEGRKAAWLVPQRSLTDELDRELDQWRREGLRVERLSGEYSVDVERVREADVWVATTEKFEAMCRASSLREALAEVACLIVDEIHLLGDPERGPVLEALLARMRGNDQVRIVGLSATVANADEIAAWLGARLVRVAWRPSTLTWQLPVIATHRDWSLVESARIRVANALTGMVTQDGGSALVFCGSKRGVRRTALVIAGSRGVRTDGVHPDDLDRLHEVCREARIGLHYKGWDHKREAEKAFRAREIDVLVATSTVAAGVNLPARAVIVQDTEVGMNPIDVATVQQMFGRAGRVGQGERDGWAFMIVTEQERQRWQAKLVAGNTVRSRIEASLPDHVLAEVVQRRIASLREAEDWWVGTLACHQGSRSLQPLREAVRFLVEGRFISGAEAVDGEFMLAPTDLGKVTARLMVPAAVGHEIRVALAESALPDSPDEAERTVIDLIAGLVPKLAQSAINEELKAVVNRLLHPDGSGVYQRGDLARVALGLVASTPEAFRRGAKTIAGLPYLALYPVLEDAPRYLHWIGCQGQLGTVHPWSAVVAADLSRRVKWRRCQPPRGAGRLLWMCEQMATPTHAEDLVPALWSAARARGITGPDWSARGVPSQCRLDDEAYRALLRERATDVVIERNEDLIAVSAPDSSVVVAWSGRRFSRVGLSQGNGSVQADDDTQVAAFTWRGDYRATGWLGRYSQLEPS from the coding sequence GTGCCGGGGGACAACGGATCGGGTGACGAGCGGAGTTCCGGCGACACGTGCTCCTCGCCTTCGCCGGAGCACTACTGGCTTAAAATCGCTGACCCGCGAGCCGAGCTACCGGTGTTTCCCGCCGGTGCCGATGCTCGTGTTCTCCTCCCCGCGTCAGGTGAATTCCATGATCTCAGGGCGAAGCTGACGGCGAACGGTGTCGACTGGCGTACGGTGCGTTACCTGGTGGACGACGAGATCGTCACCCACCGAGCTTCGCAGGTTTCGGAGTGTTACCTGGCGCGATCCGCGCGACGGCAACCGTTCCGCACCACGGGTGTGGAAGCAGCCATCGCCCGGGACGCCTTCGAAGTGCTGTGGGACAGTCACACCAGTACCGCCGAGACCGCGTCTTCGATACCGGCGGAGGAACTCGTTCCCCGCGATTGGCTTCGTTTTCTGCCGTACCCCTCCCTCAATCCCGCTCAAGCGGAAGCCGTTCCACCGATCTTGGGGGAATCGACGCACGTTGTCGTGGTCGCGCCCACCGGCGCGGGCAAGACCACGGTCGGAATGGTCGCGGCACTTCGAGCCGTGCTCGGCGAAGGCCGCAAGGCCGCGTGGCTGGTGCCGCAACGGTCACTGACGGACGAGCTTGATCGCGAGCTCGACCAGTGGCGTCGAGAGGGCCTCCGAGTCGAGCGGCTTTCCGGCGAGTACAGCGTCGACGTCGAACGTGTCCGGGAAGCGGACGTCTGGGTGGCGACAACCGAGAAATTCGAGGCGATGTGCCGGGCATCGTCCTTGCGCGAAGCTCTCGCCGAAGTCGCGTGCCTGATCGTCGACGAGATCCACTTACTGGGCGACCCTGAACGTGGCCCGGTCCTGGAAGCGCTCCTTGCCAGGATGCGTGGCAACGACCAGGTGCGCATCGTGGGTTTGTCGGCCACGGTCGCCAACGCCGACGAGATCGCGGCGTGGCTGGGGGCGCGGCTTGTGCGGGTGGCCTGGCGGCCCAGCACGTTGACCTGGCAATTGCCGGTCATCGCCACTCATCGGGACTGGTCGCTGGTCGAGAGCGCACGTATCCGGGTGGCGAACGCGCTCACCGGAATGGTCACCCAGGACGGTGGTAGCGCGCTGGTGTTCTGCGGAAGTAAGCGCGGGGTCAGGCGTACGGCTCTCGTGATCGCCGGTTCCCGAGGGGTACGCACCGATGGCGTGCACCCGGACGATCTCGACCGGCTGCACGAAGTTTGCCGCGAAGCACGGATAGGTCTTCACTACAAGGGCTGGGATCACAAACGGGAGGCGGAGAAGGCGTTCCGCGCCCGGGAAATCGATGTTCTCGTCGCCACTTCGACGGTCGCCGCCGGAGTGAACCTTCCGGCGCGGGCGGTCATCGTGCAGGACACCGAGGTCGGGATGAATCCGATCGACGTGGCGACCGTCCAGCAGATGTTCGGCCGGGCCGGCCGGGTGGGGCAGGGCGAGCGCGATGGCTGGGCTTTCATGATCGTCACCGAACAAGAGCGCCAGCGCTGGCAGGCCAAACTCGTCGCCGGGAACACCGTGCGCTCCCGGATCGAGGCCAGTCTGCCGGATCACGTTCTCGCCGAAGTGGTCCAGCGGCGGATCGCCTCACTACGTGAGGCCGAGGACTGGTGGGTCGGCACCTTGGCGTGCCATCAAGGCAGCCGTAGCCTGCAACCCCTCCGCGAGGCCGTCCGGTTCCTCGTCGAAGGCCGGTTCATCAGCGGAGCCGAGGCGGTCGACGGTGAATTCATGCTCGCACCGACGGACCTGGGAAAGGTCACGGCGCGGCTCATGGTGCCCGCAGCGGTGGGACACGAGATCAGGGTGGCTCTCGCTGAGAGCGCGTTACCGGATTCGCCGGATGAAGCGGAACGCACGGTCATCGACCTGATCGCGGGGCTGGTGCCCAAGCTCGCCCAAAGCGCGATCAACGAAGAACTGAAGGCCGTGGTCAACCGGTTGCTTCATCCGGACGGCTCGGGCGTCTATCAGCGGGGCGATCTGGCCAGGGTCGCACTCGGTCTCGTCGCGAGTACGCCGGAAGCGTTCCGTCGTGGGGCCAAGACGATCGCCGGGCTCCCCTATCTGGCTTTGTATCCGGTGCTGGAGGACGCACCCCGGTATCTCCATTGGATCGGTTGCCAGGGGCAGCTCGGGACTGTCCACCCCTGGAGCGCGGTCGTCGCGGCGGACCTGAGCCGCCGCGTGAAATGGCGACGATGCCAGCCGCCCCGCGGAGCCGGCCGGCTGCTGTGGATGTGCGAGCAGATGGCCACCCCCACGCACGCCGAAGATCTCGTTCCCGCGCTCTGGAGCGCCGCGAGAGCGCGGGGGATCACTGGCCCTGACTGGTCGGCCAGAGGGGTTCCGAGTCAGTGCCGTCTCGATGACGAGGCTTATCGCGCCTTGTTGAGGGAACGTGCGACCGACGTCGTCATCGAGAGAAACGAGGACCTGATCGCGGTCTCGGCACCGGATTCGAGTGTCGTCGTGGCTTGGTCGGGCAGAAGATTCTCTCGGGTTGGCTTGTCGCAGGGAAATGGGTCCGTCCAGGCCGACGACGACACGCAGGTGGCCGCCTTCACCTGGCGAGGCGACTATCGAGCGACAGGCTGGCTCGGCCGGTATTCGCAGCTGGAACCGTCCTGA
- the xerC gene encoding tyrosine recombinase XerC codes for MAATKTQAVNRLKEALLQLSDSATGDDIGKETRLDVVADLYLEELELEAELGNLAVGTVSLYRRVLKNWVRPALGRLQCHEVRVSRCDRVVRNARMKRSYDTAKLVKAALAGVCDYAVRHGAMDVNPVRSLRRLSRGGKKEILALTTNQRIDLLAKLRVYGPTRQADSRGRSLGRRGRIWLDLPDIMEAMLSTGVRIGELLAMFGSDVAPAASTVTIGHHVVRVTGSGLLREPLRKGGVDGLLLIVPEWSMAMWERRRAAACDGPLFASFAGGLLDPSNVINRIEEAMKAIGYGWVTSHVFRKTVGLVLDEADRPSSAIADQLGNTVAVVERHYRKPRASNQANVAALEGMLDPAGL; via the coding sequence GTGGCCGCCACGAAGACACAGGCCGTTAACCGGCTGAAGGAGGCGCTGCTCCAGCTTTCCGACTCGGCCACAGGCGACGACATCGGCAAGGAGACCCGGCTGGATGTCGTCGCCGACCTGTATCTGGAGGAACTGGAACTGGAGGCCGAACTCGGCAACCTGGCGGTCGGCACCGTGAGTCTCTATCGCCGCGTACTGAAGAATTGGGTCCGTCCCGCTTTGGGGCGCCTCCAATGTCACGAGGTCCGGGTATCCCGATGCGACCGGGTCGTCAGGAACGCGCGGATGAAGAGAAGCTACGACACGGCCAAGCTCGTCAAAGCGGCGCTGGCCGGCGTGTGCGACTACGCGGTCCGGCACGGCGCCATGGACGTGAATCCCGTCCGCTCGCTGAGGCGCTTGTCGCGGGGAGGCAAGAAGGAGATCCTCGCATTGACCACGAATCAGCGTATCGATCTTCTCGCCAAGCTCCGCGTCTACGGACCGACTCGTCAAGCCGACTCGCGAGGGCGATCGCTGGGCCGCCGGGGACGCATCTGGCTGGACCTGCCGGACATCATGGAGGCGATGCTGTCGACCGGCGTCCGCATCGGGGAACTGCTCGCGATGTTCGGATCGGACGTCGCCCCGGCTGCCTCGACCGTGACGATCGGGCATCACGTCGTCCGCGTCACCGGGTCAGGACTCTTACGCGAGCCTCTACGCAAGGGCGGGGTCGACGGCTTGCTGCTCATCGTCCCGGAATGGTCGATGGCGATGTGGGAGCGGCGCCGCGCGGCCGCCTGCGATGGCCCCTTGTTCGCTTCGTTCGCCGGCGGGCTCCTCGATCCGTCGAACGTGATCAACAGGATCGAAGAGGCGATGAAGGCGATCGGCTACGGGTGGGTCACCAGTCACGTGTTCCGGAAGACGGTCGGTCTGGTGCTCGACGAAGCGGACCGGCCGTCCTCGGCGATCGCGGACCAGCTGGGCAACACCGTGGCCGTCGTCGAACGTCATTACCGGAAACCGAGGGCGTCGAACCAGGCCAACGTGGCGGCCCTGGAGGGGATGCTGGACCCCGCCGGTTTGTAA
- a CDS encoding aldehyde dehydrogenase family protein, which produces MLAVEDPATGQRITTVPDCGPTEVDKAVRAAAAASPAWRAADRRAALMSCAVVVEEAAPVLAPVLTEEQGKPLREAEAEFAGAAARFRYFAGARLGSGAVGDGPVAAIAPWNFPVQLAVAMLAPAFAAGNTVVLKPSPRTPLTTLHLGRMLAEVLPPGVLTVLTGQDPLGELLIAHPGIQQVAFTGSAETGKRMAAAPEWRQLMLELGGNDPAIVLPGTDPAAIAERLFWSAFANCGQIGVAVERVYAVGPVHDGVVEALAAMAAGVVVGDGRTPGTQIGPVNNRPRYDRVTGLTEEARAGGARLVTGGPLDGPGYFFAPAILAEAHDGMRVVTEEQFGPVLPVVRCSTVDEAVGLANATAPCLCGSVWGADEEHAAEVAARLACGTVRVNEHRAGEPFAGSRWSASRQDLRE; this is translated from the coding sequence ATGCTCGCCGTCGAGGATCCCGCCACCGGACAACGGATCACGACCGTCCCCGACTGCGGGCCGACGGAAGTCGACAAAGCGGTACGCGCCGCGGCGGCCGCTTCCCCCGCTTGGCGCGCCGCGGACAGGCGGGCGGCCTTGATGTCGTGCGCGGTCGTAGTCGAGGAGGCCGCGCCCGTGCTGGCCCCCGTCCTCACCGAGGAGCAAGGGAAACCGCTTCGCGAAGCCGAAGCCGAGTTCGCCGGAGCGGCGGCGAGGTTCCGGTACTTCGCCGGGGCGCGGCTCGGATCCGGGGCCGTCGGCGACGGACCGGTCGCCGCGATCGCGCCGTGGAACTTCCCAGTGCAGCTGGCTGTCGCGATGCTCGCTCCGGCGTTCGCCGCAGGGAACACGGTGGTGCTCAAGCCTTCGCCGCGCACCCCGCTCACGACGCTGCACCTCGGTCGGATGCTGGCGGAGGTGCTGCCGCCGGGCGTGCTGACCGTGCTCACCGGCCAGGACCCGCTCGGCGAGCTCCTGATCGCGCATCCCGGGATCCAGCAGGTCGCCTTCACCGGCTCGGCCGAAACCGGGAAGCGGATGGCGGCCGCGCCGGAATGGCGACAGCTGATGCTGGAACTGGGCGGCAACGATCCCGCGATCGTCCTCCCCGGCACCGACCCGGCCGCCATCGCGGAACGGCTCTTCTGGAGCGCTTTCGCCAACTGCGGCCAGATCGGCGTGGCGGTCGAGCGGGTCTACGCCGTCGGACCGGTCCACGACGGTGTCGTCGAAGCGCTGGCGGCCATGGCGGCAGGAGTCGTGGTGGGCGACGGAAGGACACCGGGGACACAGATCGGCCCGGTCAACAACCGGCCGCGCTACGACCGCGTCACCGGTCTGACCGAAGAGGCGCGGGCGGGCGGCGCGCGGCTCGTCACCGGCGGACCGCTCGACGGGCCGGGGTACTTCTTCGCCCCGGCGATCCTCGCCGAAGCGCACGACGGGATGCGAGTGGTGACCGAAGAACAGTTCGGGCCGGTGCTTCCGGTCGTCCGATGCTCCACAGTGGACGAAGCGGTCGGGCTCGCGAACGCCACGGCGCCCTGCTTGTGCGGATCGGTGTGGGGCGCGGACGAGGAGCACGCCGCCGAAGTCGCGGCACGGCTCGCCTGCGGCACGGTCCGGGTCAACGAACACCGCGCCGGGGAGCCGTTCGCCGGCTCGCGGTGGTCCGCGAGCCGGCAGGACCTCAGGGAGTGA
- a CDS encoding sigma-70 family RNA polymerase sigma factor, with translation MSTALDELAGNFAALRPHLVSVAYRLTGTLSDAEDAVQESWLRLSGMDERRRSAIEDHKGWLTTVVSRICLDRLRSAVVRRERYVGEWLPEPVLGPLGTPSSEDPLAVAVRDDGMRMAAMVVLDRLTPEQRVAFVLHDAFSVPFGEIAEILGCTTDAARQHGSRGRRAVADADPPPRTALAEQQQIIEKFMTAMLTGDIQAVAEVLHPDVVLVGDGGGKARTAVHTVAGFDKVTRLFQGLMRMYDPAGMEQARFALVNGDLGIYLPPQPGSERYRALDEHVDAFVIRDGKIVAIYDMANPDKLTTARTRVDS, from the coding sequence ATGAGCACCGCCCTGGACGAACTCGCCGGGAACTTCGCCGCGCTGCGGCCCCATCTGGTGTCGGTCGCCTACCGGCTCACCGGCACGCTCTCCGACGCCGAGGACGCGGTCCAAGAGTCGTGGCTGCGCCTGAGCGGCATGGACGAACGCCGCCGCTCGGCCATCGAGGACCACAAGGGCTGGCTGACCACCGTCGTCAGCCGGATCTGCCTCGACCGGCTGCGGTCCGCGGTGGTGCGCCGCGAACGGTACGTCGGGGAGTGGCTGCCCGAGCCGGTCCTCGGCCCGCTGGGCACCCCTTCGTCGGAGGACCCGCTGGCCGTCGCCGTCCGCGACGACGGCATGCGCATGGCGGCGATGGTGGTCCTCGACCGGCTGACGCCGGAGCAGCGTGTCGCGTTCGTCCTGCACGACGCGTTCTCGGTGCCGTTCGGCGAGATCGCCGAGATCCTGGGCTGCACGACGGACGCCGCGCGCCAGCACGGTTCCCGCGGCCGCCGCGCGGTCGCCGACGCCGATCCGCCGCCCCGGACGGCGCTCGCCGAGCAGCAGCAGATCATCGAGAAGTTCATGACGGCGATGCTCACCGGCGACATCCAGGCGGTGGCGGAGGTCCTGCATCCCGACGTCGTCCTCGTCGGCGACGGCGGCGGCAAGGCGCGCACGGCGGTGCACACGGTCGCCGGGTTCGACAAGGTCACCCGGCTGTTCCAGGGCCTCATGCGGATGTACGACCCGGCCGGGATGGAGCAGGCGCGGTTCGCGCTGGTCAACGGCGACCTCGGGATCTACCTCCCGCCGCAGCCCGGTTCCGAGCGGTACCGGGCGCTCGACGAGCACGTCGACGCCTTCGTCATCCGCGACGGGAAGATCGTGGCGATCTACGACATGGCGAACCCGGACAAGCTCACCACCGCGCGGACCCGCGTCGACTCCTGA
- the dnaG gene encoding DNA primase has protein sequence MSVAGRIRESDIAEVRERNRIDEVIGDYVALRSAGGGSLKGLCPFHNEKTPSFNVRPTHGTFHCFGCGEGGDVIKFIQKMDLISFVEAVERLADRVGFRLTYEGGGGSVQRDRGTRARLIEAHRAAQEFYAEQLLTPDARAARDFLSERGFDAAAAQTFGCGYAPAGWDKLTKHLLNRGFEVKELLTAGLAKEGQRGPMDRFNRRLLWPIRDVGNEVVGFGARRLYDDDRVSAKYLNTAESPIYKKSQVMFGLDLAKREIAKRHQVVVVEGYTDVMAMHAAGVPTAVASSGTAFGEDHMKVLRRLMMDDDAFRGEVIFTFDGDEAGQKAALKAFEGDQTFAGQTYIAVAPDGMDPCELRLAKGDTAVRDLVARRIPLFEFAIKSMLKAFDLDSVDGQVAALQKTVPLVAGIKDRASRDGYASKLAWWVGWQDAAQVVNRVRGSAGAAAKRSATVEVRRPAAAATATAEEDLPRPAPGDPRFIAQREALKAALQQPMLAGAEYDALPEDAFTHPVYVAIHKALLSAGGAGSGLTGPALLDAAAPHCPQGTVRRVLSELSVEPLRAKGEVDSRYISAQLAAVQESLVGRQINEIKSKLQRLSPVEAPDDYRALFGDLVALEQYRKALKEQAIGGLD, from the coding sequence ATGAGCGTGGCAGGACGGATTCGGGAAAGCGACATCGCGGAGGTGCGCGAGCGCAACCGGATCGACGAGGTCATCGGTGATTACGTGGCGCTGCGCAGCGCCGGCGGGGGCAGCCTGAAAGGGCTTTGCCCGTTCCACAACGAGAAGACCCCGTCGTTCAACGTGCGCCCCACGCACGGCACTTTCCACTGCTTCGGCTGCGGCGAAGGCGGTGACGTGATCAAGTTCATCCAGAAGATGGACCTGATCTCGTTCGTGGAGGCCGTCGAGCGGCTCGCGGATCGGGTGGGTTTCCGGCTCACCTACGAAGGCGGCGGCGGAAGCGTCCAGCGTGATCGCGGCACCCGCGCCCGGCTGATCGAGGCGCACCGCGCGGCCCAGGAGTTCTACGCCGAGCAGCTGCTCACCCCGGACGCGCGCGCGGCGAGGGACTTCCTGTCGGAACGGGGTTTCGACGCGGCCGCCGCGCAGACGTTCGGCTGCGGGTACGCGCCGGCGGGCTGGGACAAGCTCACCAAACATCTGCTCAACCGCGGATTCGAGGTCAAGGAACTGCTCACCGCCGGGCTGGCCAAGGAGGGACAGCGCGGGCCGATGGACCGGTTCAACCGGCGGCTGCTGTGGCCCATCCGCGACGTCGGCAACGAGGTGGTCGGGTTCGGCGCGCGGCGCCTCTACGACGACGACCGTGTCTCGGCGAAGTACCTGAACACCGCGGAGTCGCCGATCTACAAGAAGTCGCAGGTGATGTTCGGCCTCGACCTGGCCAAACGCGAGATCGCGAAGCGGCATCAGGTCGTCGTCGTCGAGGGCTACACCGACGTGATGGCGATGCACGCCGCCGGGGTCCCGACGGCCGTCGCGTCGTCGGGGACGGCGTTCGGCGAGGACCACATGAAGGTCCTCCGGCGGCTGATGATGGACGACGACGCCTTCCGCGGCGAAGTGATCTTCACCTTCGACGGTGACGAAGCCGGTCAGAAGGCGGCGTTGAAGGCCTTCGAGGGCGACCAGACCTTCGCCGGGCAGACCTACATCGCCGTCGCCCCCGACGGCATGGACCCGTGCGAACTGCGGCTCGCCAAGGGCGACACCGCGGTGCGCGACCTGGTCGCGCGGCGGATCCCGCTGTTCGAGTTCGCGATCAAGAGCATGCTCAAGGCCTTCGACCTGGACTCCGTCGACGGCCAGGTCGCGGCGCTGCAGAAGACCGTTCCGCTGGTGGCCGGGATCAAGGACCGGGCCAGCCGCGACGGTTACGCGTCGAAACTCGCCTGGTGGGTCGGCTGGCAGGACGCGGCGCAGGTGGTGAACCGGGTGCGCGGCAGCGCCGGGGCGGCGGCGAAACGCTCCGCCACCGTCGAGGTCCGGCGGCCCGCCGCCGCGGCGACCGCCACCGCCGAAGAGGACCTGCCCCGGCCCGCGCCGGGCGATCCGCGGTTCATCGCGCAGCGCGAGGCGCTCAAGGCGGCTTTGCAGCAGCCGATGCTCGCCGGAGCGGAGTACGACGCGCTGCCCGAGGACGCCTTCACCCATCCGGTTTACGTCGCCATCCACAAGGCGTTGCTGTCCGCCGGGGGAGCGGGTTCCGGGCTGACCGGGCCTGCCCTGCTCGACGCGGCGGCCCCGCACTGCCCGCAGGGAACGGTGCGGCGAGTGCTCAGCGAGCTTTCGGTGGAACCGTTGCGCGCCAAGGGCGAGGTCGACTCGCGCTACATCTCCGCGCAGCTCGCGGCGGTGCAGGAAAGCCTGGTCGGCCGCCAGATCAACGAGATCAAGTCGAAGCTCCAGCGGCTTTCCCCGGTCGAGGCGCCGGACGACTACCGCGCGCTGTTCGGCGACCTCGTCGCGCTCGAGCAGTACCGGAAGGCGCTGAAGGAACAGGCCATCGGCGGATTGGACTGA
- a CDS encoding carboxymuconolactone decarboxylase family protein: MPRIPAVKTAEAGFLLKLFYKFAGKRFGAVPEPMAVYAHHPALLRANGMHEMMAEKASKTLPSNVRELAVYRVATQLGCSWCIDFGTMLQLHEGLDIERLKNIDDYAKSPAFTDQERLALAYADAMTASPVTATDEQVAELEREFGRKGVIELTYQIGLENMRARMNSALDITAQGFTSGDACKIPLP; this comes from the coding sequence ATGCCGCGCATTCCCGCCGTGAAGACCGCCGAAGCAGGCTTCCTGCTGAAGCTGTTCTACAAGTTCGCAGGCAAGCGTTTCGGCGCCGTGCCCGAGCCGATGGCCGTCTACGCGCACCACCCGGCCCTGCTCCGGGCGAACGGCATGCACGAGATGATGGCGGAGAAGGCCAGCAAGACGCTGCCGTCGAACGTGCGCGAACTGGCCGTGTACCGCGTCGCGACCCAGCTCGGCTGCTCGTGGTGCATCGACTTCGGGACCATGCTGCAACTGCACGAGGGTCTCGACATCGAACGGCTGAAGAACATCGACGACTACGCGAAGTCGCCCGCCTTCACCGACCAGGAGCGGCTCGCGCTCGCGTACGCCGACGCGATGACCGCGAGCCCGGTGACCGCCACCGACGAGCAGGTCGCCGAGCTGGAACGCGAATTCGGCCGCAAGGGCGTCATCGAGCTGACCTACCAGATCGGCCTCGAGAACATGCGTGCCAGGATGAACAGCGCGCTCGACATCACCGCGCAGGGCTTCACCTCGGGCGATGCCTGCAAGATCCCGCTTCCCTGA
- a CDS encoding DUF2637 domain-containing protein, which yields MNSIRRDLSLWIQCGCTALVALGAAYASYVHGRQFALRFGADTTTASIWPLIVDGLLTTATVELWKPSRDGSSRWPAWAAFVFGIALSLCANIASAPVTSAFGVAVAACPPLALLLAVELLNRALKRHRTEPPTPSPSDRIHKESEPLTPNPATLRPTTPNPTDQPVKPSAEQLMWTHYQREHTQGRTPTGAELDRIAGTHNYGRRILRKWRKEGTLPHTATANSEPHPPYETPSGPQTTTSTNPRPQADILGRELAESMP from the coding sequence ATGAACAGCATCCGTCGGGACCTCTCCCTCTGGATTCAATGCGGTTGCACCGCCCTGGTCGCCCTCGGGGCCGCCTATGCCTCCTACGTCCATGGGCGTCAGTTCGCGCTCCGGTTCGGCGCGGACACGACGACCGCCTCGATCTGGCCGCTCATCGTCGACGGCCTCCTCACCACCGCGACCGTCGAACTCTGGAAGCCCAGTCGCGACGGCTCCAGCCGTTGGCCGGCCTGGGCAGCGTTCGTCTTCGGCATCGCGCTGTCCCTCTGTGCGAACATCGCCTCTGCTCCGGTGACGAGCGCCTTCGGCGTCGCCGTCGCCGCATGCCCACCGCTTGCTCTGCTACTCGCCGTCGAACTCCTCAACCGAGCACTCAAACGCCACCGCACCGAACCACCAACGCCCTCACCCTCCGACCGCATTCACAAGGAATCCGAACCCCTCACCCCAAACCCGGCCACCCTTCGGCCTACTACACCAAACCCGACGGACCAGCCGGTCAAGCCCAGCGCCGAACAACTGATGTGGACCCACTACCAGCGCGAGCACACCCAAGGCCGAACACCCACCGGCGCCGAACTCGACCGCATCGCCGGAACCCACAACTACGGTCGCCGCATCCTCCGAAAATGGCGCAAAGAAGGCACACTCCCGCATACAGCCACAGCCAACTCCGAACCACACCCGCCATACGAAACGCCGTCAGGGCCCCAAACGACGACATCAACGAACCCACGTCCACAAGCGGACATCCTCGGGCGAGAACTCGCCGAATCGATGCCCTGA